The following coding sequences are from one Treponema bryantii window:
- the argA gene encoding amino-acid N-acetyltransferase yields the protein MTTSKTAENVRDVIRYLQKFKNALLVIYLDDKTISSPLFSSHIRDIAMLHQAGLKVVLIPGARRRIDEVLDNAKIKWTYNENMRVTTPDAMPLIKMAAFDVSNTVMTSLAANNITAVIGNWVRARGKGVLNGFDYGTAGEIDKLETDAICTVLNDGFIPIFPCIGWNAAGHPYNISSMLLAKQVAMNLKADKLFFMMFNEEIKAQNYAIPEGLALSETGNIPAMDLEEVDRFLDANPSISGEIRNLMKASQEACRAGVTRVHILNGNKDGVLPCEIFSGLGSGTMIYTGGYGKVRPMVQTDIPSVLSIMRPFMDAGKLLPRTEAQLSADLADYIVFELDGGVHACAALHFYQDGQAEIAAVAVDENYAHMGIGPKLMDNLIEQATQADSTSIFIMTTQTADWFEQLGFVEDTIDSLPEERQKLWTPQRNSKVYRLKR from the coding sequence ATGACAACATCAAAAACTGCAGAAAATGTACGCGACGTAATCCGCTATCTTCAGAAATTTAAGAATGCACTTCTGGTTATTTATCTTGATGATAAAACAATCAGTTCACCACTTTTTTCTTCTCATATAAGAGATATAGCTATGCTCCATCAGGCCGGTTTAAAGGTTGTTCTGATTCCTGGAGCACGACGTCGTATTGATGAAGTTCTGGACAATGCAAAAATCAAATGGACTTATAACGAGAATATGCGCGTTACAACTCCAGATGCAATGCCTTTGATTAAAATGGCAGCCTTTGATGTTTCAAATACAGTAATGACAAGTCTTGCTGCAAATAATATTACAGCCGTAATCGGAAACTGGGTACGCGCACGTGGAAAAGGTGTGCTCAACGGTTTTGATTATGGAACTGCCGGAGAAATTGATAAACTCGAAACAGATGCAATCTGCACTGTTTTGAATGACGGTTTTATTCCGATTTTCCCATGTATCGGCTGGAATGCTGCAGGGCATCCTTATAATATTTCTTCAATGCTGCTTGCAAAGCAGGTTGCAATGAACCTCAAGGCAGATAAGCTTTTCTTTATGATGTTCAATGAGGAAATTAAAGCTCAGAATTATGCAATTCCAGAAGGTCTGGCACTTTCAGAAACTGGAAATATACCTGCAATGGATTTGGAAGAAGTAGACAGATTTCTTGATGCGAACCCTTCAATAAGTGGAGAAATCAGAAATCTTATGAAAGCTTCTCAGGAAGCTTGCCGTGCAGGTGTAACTCGTGTACATATTCTGAATGGAAATAAGGACGGAGTTCTTCCATGTGAAATCTTCAGTGGACTTGGTTCCGGTACAATGATTTATACCGGCGGCTATGGAAAGGTTCGTCCTATGGTTCAGACAGATATTCCTTCTGTACTTTCTATCATGCGGCCGTTTATGGATGCCGGAAAACTCCTGCCAAGAACAGAAGCTCAGCTTTCTGCAGATCTGGCAGATTATATTGTTTTTGAATTAGATGGCGGTGTGCATGCCTGTGCAGCACTTCATTTTTATCAGGATGGACAGGCAGAAATTGCCGCTGTTGCTGTTGATGAAAATTATGCTCATATGGGAATTGGTCCAAAGCTTATGGACAATCTGATTGAACAGGCAACACAGGCTGATTCAACATCAATCTTTATCATGACAACTCAAACAGCAGACTGGTTTGAACAGCTTGGTTTTGTAGAAGATACTATTGATTCACTGCCAGAGGAGAGACAGAAGCTCTGGACTCCTCAGCGAAATTCTAAAGTTTACCGATTAAAGCGGTAA
- a CDS encoding epoxyqueuosine reductase QueH, which yields MQKVNYQKQLDKILEKMDLVTGDSLSKPSLLLHACCGPCSSYVLEYLYKYFDITVLYYNPNIYPQEEYERRFSELKKLYESFPPALEGKVKVVEQNYDPEEFYEAVGTQENPELAKEPEKGERCRRCYEFRLRRAYEYACAGNFDYFCTTLSISPFKDAEKLNVIGEQLEKEGGPHWLPSDFKKKGGFKRSLEISEEYGMYRQDYCGCVYSKNNKNSVIIES from the coding sequence ATGCAGAAGGTAAATTATCAGAAACAGCTGGATAAGATTCTTGAAAAGATGGATTTGGTAACTGGCGATAGTTTATCAAAGCCATCTTTGCTGCTTCATGCCTGCTGTGGTCCTTGTTCCTCATATGTCCTTGAGTATTTATATAAGTATTTTGATATAACAGTGTTGTATTATAATCCGAATATATATCCTCAGGAAGAATATGAACGCCGTTTTTCAGAGCTCAAGAAACTCTATGAAAGTTTTCCGCCGGCTCTGGAAGGGAAGGTGAAAGTTGTTGAACAGAACTATGATCCAGAGGAATTTTATGAAGCAGTAGGAACCCAGGAAAATCCTGAACTCGCAAAAGAACCTGAAAAAGGAGAACGCTGCCGCCGCTGCTACGAGTTCCGTCTGCGTCGAGCCTATGAATATGCCTGCGCCGGCAACTTCGACTATTTCTGTACAACCCTTTCAATCAGTCCGTTTAAGGATGCAGAAAAATTAAATGTGATTGGTGAGCAACTGGAAAAGGAAGGCGGACCGCACTGGCTTCCATCAGATTTCAAGAAAAAAGGCGGCTTTAAGAGAAGCCTTGAAATCAGCGAAGAATATGGAATGTACCGCCAGGATTATTGTGGCTGTGTTTATTCCAAAAACAATAAGAATTCTGTTATAATAGAATCATGA
- a CDS encoding FprA family A-type flavoprotein, with protein MKICDSIKYVGVDDHEIDLFEGQFEVPNGMAYNSYVILDDKIAVMDSVDAHFGEEWLSNIADVLEAAGGRKPDYLVVQHMEMDHSANIKAFTDKYPEAKIVGSKMSFNMMKSMFGTDFADRQIVAGEGTELELGAAAGDHTLKFIAAPNVHWPEVIMTYDVKEKVLFAADAFGKFGANDYDDPEGWACEARRYYFGIVGKFGPQVQAVLKKAEGLEIKTICSLHGPVLSDNIKYYLDTYNTWSSYGVESEGIVVNYTSVYGSTKKAAEKIAEILKAKGCPKVALNDLAREDIYECVEDAFRYGKMILATTTYCGGVFPKMREFIEYLTERNYQNRKIGLIENGSWVPSAAKGIVAMFEGSKDITFAENKVTIKITMTEENEAELEKLADEMLK; from the coding sequence ATGAAAATTTGTGATTCAATTAAATATGTCGGTGTCGATGACCATGAAATAGATTTGTTTGAAGGCCAGTTCGAAGTTCCAAATGGAATGGCCTACAATTCCTATGTAATTTTAGATGACAAGATTGCCGTAATGGATTCGGTTGATGCCCACTTTGGTGAAGAGTGGCTCTCGAATATTGCCGATGTGCTTGAAGCCGCTGGTGGACGCAAGCCTGATTATCTTGTTGTTCAGCACATGGAAATGGACCATTCGGCAAATATAAAAGCCTTTACAGATAAATATCCTGAAGCAAAAATAGTTGGTTCTAAGATGTCTTTTAACATGATGAAAAGCATGTTTGGAACCGATTTCGCAGATCGTCAGATAGTTGCAGGCGAGGGTACAGAACTTGAACTTGGTGCAGCTGCTGGAGATCATACTTTGAAGTTTATTGCAGCTCCAAATGTTCACTGGCCTGAAGTAATCATGACTTATGATGTAAAAGAAAAGGTTTTGTTTGCTGCAGATGCTTTTGGAAAGTTTGGTGCAAATGATTACGATGATCCTGAAGGCTGGGCTTGTGAAGCACGCCGCTATTATTTTGGAATTGTCGGAAAGTTCGGTCCACAGGTTCAGGCAGTTTTGAAGAAGGCAGAAGGATTAGAGATTAAAACAATCTGTTCACTTCATGGCCCTGTTCTAAGTGACAACATCAAGTATTATCTTGATACTTATAATACCTGGTCGAGCTATGGTGTAGAAAGCGAAGGTATTGTGGTAAATTATACTTCAGTTTATGGAAGTACAAAAAAAGCTGCAGAGAAGATTGCAGAAATTCTTAAGGCAAAGGGCTGTCCTAAGGTTGCCTTGAATGACCTTGCCCGTGAAGATATTTATGAATGCGTAGAAGATGCCTTCCGCTATGGAAAAATGATTCTTGCTACAACAACTTATTGTGGCGGCGTATTCCCAAAGATGCGGGAATTTATTGAATATCTTACAGAGCGTAATTATCAGAATAGGAAAATCGGACTGATAGAAAATGGTTCATGGGTACCTTCTGCTGCAAAGGGAATTGTTGCAATGTTTGAAGGAAGTAAGGATATTACTTTTGCAGAAAATAAAGTAACAATCAAAATCACAATGACAGAAGAAAATGAAGCCGAGCTCGAAAAGCTTGCAGATGAAATGTTGAAATAA
- a CDS encoding MMPL family transporter has protein sequence MKNRSLLLNNYFQNISQKKLLGGWIFYHALIVVFFLVSLIVFRGRIGIDSDLFNLVPKNISMASVKKADDKMMSVTSQNIFVLVANEDFSEAKKVAETVYSQLKDSKNFESISLYNDVSAMGEITDFLYQYRSFLIDEKTADSILASDEGAQDFAIEALSKAYGGFTMLPLDNLDSDPFLLTEYNLQNYLNALQNSGTAMSVKDGVLASSFDGRWYVMIRGVLSRRGSKLASKDNAITEIYRVCEKAGNAESGTNFVYSGTPFHSHESSNSASREIAIIATVSMLVVIVLLIFIFRSVRPLIFSVGSILVSLGIAVLATLAVFHRMHVITLVFGTSLIGSCIDYSLHFFTHWSANKELKSSIEIRNHIFSGLLMAIISTGICFTILLFAPFMILKQMSFFCLAGLISSFLTTVAVYPYIKLPEQRGNVRFTNGFAKLASNLERKWVGRTVIISLFVLSILSIAVFHKNVKIKNNLLTLYDMKGRLLQDEITASQVIQYTPGGWYIVSGETEDEALKNEEKLRKEFETLTDGSVGYISTSSFIPSKETQKKSREAYKKLMKSAPEHLQALGFDEVENFDAYMSLAADYELTKNSYVSFENGNVPAFVESAISSAWLGNVDGKYFTVLLPTKVTDYAAYRSLADADDNVYFISKSQDISADLDSLTVMILKFFIAAYILMFIMLRFFYSWKQAFKIISVPFLIILVVVACFAAFNINMEFFSVTGLILVFGLGLDYIIYMMENEKKSNSILEPFATMVSFVTTIISFGALALSSFKPVHLIGLSIFIGLATAYISSFFYGRQE, from the coding sequence ATGAAAAACAGATCTTTGTTATTGAATAATTATTTTCAGAATATTTCACAGAAAAAACTTTTGGGTGGCTGGATTTTTTATCACGCTCTCATCGTTGTTTTTTTTCTTGTATCACTTATCGTATTTCGTGGTCGAATTGGTATAGATTCAGACCTCTTTAATCTTGTTCCAAAAAACATTTCAATGGCTTCTGTAAAAAAAGCAGATGATAAAATGATGTCTGTAACTTCACAGAATATTTTTGTGCTTGTTGCAAATGAAGATTTTTCAGAAGCAAAGAAGGTCGCAGAAACTGTTTATTCACAGCTAAAGGACAGCAAGAATTTTGAAAGCATTTCTCTTTATAACGATGTAAGTGCAATGGGCGAGATTACGGACTTTTTATATCAGTATCGTAGTTTCCTGATTGATGAGAAAACAGCCGATTCAATTCTTGCAAGTGATGAGGGAGCTCAGGATTTTGCCATCGAAGCTTTATCTAAGGCTTATGGTGGTTTTACAATGCTGCCGCTGGATAATCTTGATTCTGATCCATTTTTGCTGACTGAATACAATTTACAGAATTATCTGAATGCTCTTCAGAACTCCGGAACTGCCATGAGTGTAAAGGATGGTGTGCTTGCTTCGAGCTTCGATGGCAGGTGGTATGTTATGATTAGGGGTGTGCTGAGCCGCAGGGGTTCTAAGCTTGCCTCTAAGGATAATGCGATTACGGAAATCTATAGAGTTTGTGAAAAAGCTGGAAATGCTGAAAGTGGAACAAACTTTGTATATTCGGGAACTCCTTTTCACAGTCATGAAAGTTCTAATTCAGCAAGCAGGGAGATTGCAATTATTGCTACAGTTTCAATGCTTGTAGTAATAGTCCTTTTGATTTTTATTTTCCGTTCTGTGCGACCACTGATTTTTTCTGTTGGTTCAATTTTGGTTTCCCTTGGAATTGCAGTACTTGCGACACTTGCAGTTTTCCATAGAATGCACGTTATTACCCTTGTATTTGGAACATCATTGATTGGTTCGTGTATAGATTATAGTCTTCATTTCTTTACACACTGGTCAGCAAATAAGGAATTAAAATCCAGTATAGAAATTCGAAATCATATTTTTTCCGGCTTACTCATGGCAATAATTTCTACAGGAATCTGTTTTACTATATTACTGTTTGCTCCATTTATGATTTTGAAGCAGATGTCATTCTTCTGTCTTGCTGGTCTTATAAGTTCGTTCCTTACAACAGTTGCAGTATATCCTTATATCAAACTTCCGGAACAGCGGGGCAATGTACGTTTTACAAACGGCTTTGCAAAACTTGCTTCAAACCTTGAGCGTAAATGGGTAGGACGAACAGTTATAATTTCACTATTTGTTTTATCAATTCTTTCGATAGCAGTTTTCCATAAAAACGTAAAAATCAAAAACAATCTGCTTACTCTTTATGATATGAAGGGACGTCTTTTACAGGATGAGATAACAGCCTCTCAGGTAATTCAGTATACTCCAGGCGGCTGGTATATTGTCAGCGGTGAAACAGAAGATGAAGCCCTGAAAAATGAAGAAAAGCTGCGAAAGGAATTTGAAACACTTACAGATGGAAGCGTTGGATATATAAGTACTTCGAGTTTTATTCCATCAAAAGAGACACAGAAAAAATCCCGTGAGGCTTATAAGAAGCTCATGAAGTCCGCACCGGAACATCTTCAGGCACTTGGCTTTGATGAGGTTGAAAACTTTGATGCTTATATGTCTCTGGCAGCCGATTATGAATTAACAAAGAATAGTTATGTATCTTTTGAAAACGGAAATGTTCCTGCATTTGTTGAATCGGCTATTTCTTCTGCCTGGCTTGGAAATGTCGATGGAAAATATTTTACAGTACTATTACCGACTAAAGTAACTGATTACGCTGCATATCGTTCTCTGGCTGATGCAGATGATAATGTTTATTTTATAAGTAAGTCACAGGATATCAGTGCTGACCTCGACAGCCTTACGGTAATGATTCTTAAGTTCTTTATTGCAGCATACATACTTATGTTTATAATGCTGCGTTTCTTCTATTCCTGGAAACAGGCCTTTAAGATTATTTCCGTTCCATTCCTGATTATTCTTGTGGTGGTAGCCTGTTTTGCAGCATTTAATATCAACATGGAATTTTTCTCAGTAACAGGTTTGATTCTTGTATTTGGACTTGGACTGGACTATATCATTTATATGATGGAAAACGAAAAGAAATCTAATTCTATTCTCGAACCTTTTGCAACAATGGTTTCTTTTGTTACAACTATCATATCTTTTGGTGCTCTTGCCCTGAGTTCCTTTAAGCCTGTTCATCTAATCGGACTTTCTATTTTTATAGGGCTTGCCACAGCCTATATCAGTTCGTTCTTTTACGGCCGACAGGAATAA
- a CDS encoding outer membrane lipoprotein carrier protein LolA, translating into MKKTLCLLSLIFITTVLFAQNIHSLDSVCESLASHPNTTGDFTQIKTIQTNGRKLKSTGKFIISPDGILWSTEKPVFSSLILTNTAVVQTAANGKKTVLSGKDNQIFKNISGTLTSVLSGNVTELKKNFNCDFEIDQSGKWTISLEPKDSTIASVMKTLVLSGTYSEFAVLDSLVMSEASGNTISYEFTNQKYPKELSEDEKQIFVIE; encoded by the coding sequence ATGAAGAAAACCCTTTGTTTATTAAGTTTGATTTTTATTACCACAGTTCTTTTCGCTCAGAATATTCACTCTCTTGATTCAGTTTGTGAAAGCCTTGCTTCTCATCCGAATACAACTGGAGATTTTACACAGATTAAAACAATACAAACGAACGGTCGTAAGTTAAAGTCTACCGGTAAATTTATTATCAGCCCTGATGGAATTTTATGGAGTACAGAAAAACCAGTTTTTTCTTCTCTGATACTTACAAACACAGCCGTTGTGCAAACAGCAGCAAATGGAAAGAAAACTGTTTTAAGTGGAAAAGATAATCAGATTTTCAAAAATATTTCTGGAACTCTAACTTCAGTTTTATCTGGAAATGTAACTGAGCTTAAAAAGAATTTTAATTGTGATTTTGAAATAGATCAAAGCGGTAAATGGACAATCAGTCTTGAACCAAAAGATTCTACTATTGCGTCTGTCATGAAAACACTTGTATTGTCTGGAACTTATTCAGAATTTGCAGTTCTGGATTCGCTTGTGATGTCAGAAGCTTCTGGTAATACAATCAGTTATGAGTTTACAAATCAGAAATATCCAAAGGAGCTTTCTGAAGATGAAAAACAGATCTTTGTTATTGAATAA